In Ctenopharyngodon idella isolate HZGC_01 chromosome 20, HZGC01, whole genome shotgun sequence, the following proteins share a genomic window:
- the adgrg6 gene encoding adhesion G-protein coupled receptor G6 isoform X16, with translation MISLISGRWWRWKFQKALTVFVLLICFSTTVAQSCQSSVSCNVVLTDSQGSFTSPCYPNDYPPSQACKWTIQAPAGFIVQITFLDFELEEAHGCIYDRIVISTGTSDAKFCGLTPNGLTLNSSGNVMEVSFNSDFSVQKKGFHISYKQVAVALRSQKVTMPKSSKSIVRVSNSVSIPVLTAFTVCFEIARTAQKSTETIFTLSDAAGTSILAFEKTTRGMELFIGGSYCSVNDILTSSDITSSMTPICLTWTKSSGHVAVYFGGRYKANTCSTSQVYTLRGGDILQLAGKGSSSVSVDDQNLDGFIYNFRLWDYAMLLSELSALTCDVVGNVVDWDHRFWTIPGSYTQTDSTLSCICYPNCIHLTASTSGTAIATLSPETPGCASPGLGCPEEIFYRISLVVIDEQANTPSDVKMMISQWLNQTFQNWIYRVYVNSVSLQPDTVLSRAATIRQTYMALLVYKNTTDASLTEAEIENRLRNAPVIGNGLILDSVFVNLMENCQPEEFPFHYRWPESRPTVTQYIPCFPYKEQNASRTCMISQYNYTSFWALPDRGNCTNITSISVSQENAMEVAVQLADITNNELSKEEVAQIVSKLKELVNIAKINATLASTVVTIISNVMVSSDDAQKDASETALKAVDDMVHKIEFDGPSLTITSKYLAVGVSALNTSNFNGTTFSAFIATNTTDPQIDFESEAQNALAVVTLPPTLLHNLSNSLMERVSRINFMFFTKTGLFQQFGSLMDQQSNGKSLNSYVVASSVGNFTIKNLQDPVKIEIAHLEYKRDPKPLCVFWDFNLKSEDRTGGWNSEGCLVSPESNSNRTVCLCNHLTHFGILMDISGASAQIDEKNNRVLTFITYIGCGISAIFSAATLLTYIAFEKLRRDYPSKILMNLSTSLLFLNMVFLLDGWLASYDIEGLCVTVAVFLHFFLLTSFTWMGLESIHMYIALVKVFNTYIRRYILKFCIVGWGVPAAIVGIVLAVSKNSYGKKYYGKAENGQGTSEFCWINSPVVFYVTCVGYFSMIFLMNVAMFIVVMIQICGRNGKRSNRTLREEILRNLRSVVSLTFLLGMTWGFAFFAWGPVSLAFMYLFSIFNSLQGLFIFVFHCALKENVQKQWRRYLCCGKFRLADNSDWSKTATNNTKKVSSDNLGKSLSSSSFGSTTANWTSKAKATLNPFARHSNAGKSFSNQSSPKCSPSDGEASSSILPVHQVLDKVKGYCSVRSDNFYKNIIMSDSFSNSTKF, from the exons TAGCTCAGAGCTGCCAGAGTAGCGTCAGCTGCAATGTGGTGCTCACCGACTCCCAGGGCTCTTTTACCTCCCCCTGCTACCCCAATGACTACCCACCCAGTCAGGCCTGCAAGTGGACCATACAGGCCCCGGCCGGCTTTATAGTGCAGATCACCTTCCTAGATTTTGAACTCGAGGAAGCACACGGCTGCATCTATGACCGCATCGTCATCAGCACTGGCACGAGTGATGCCAAATTTTGCGGCTTAACACCCAATGGACTAACTCTCAACTCCAGTGGCAATGTGATGGAGGTTTCCTTTAACTCAGACTTTAGTGTCCAAAAGAAAGGCTTCCATATCAGTTACAAGCAAG TGGCAGTGGCACTGAGGAGCCAGAAGGTCACAATGCCAAAGAGCAGCAAGAGTATAGTGAGAGTGTCCAATTCAGTCTCCATTCCTGTTCTCACTGCGTTTACTGTGTGCTTTGAGATCGCCCGCACAGCCCAGAAGAGCACAGAGACCATCTTTACCTTGTCTGATGCTGCTGGGACATCCATATTGGCATTTGAAAAAACAACGAGAGGCATGGAGCTGTTCATAGGCGGTTCCTACTGTTCTGTGAACGACATACTCACTAGCTCAGATATCACATCCAGCATGACGCCCATCTGCCTCACCTGGACCAAGTCTTCTGGCCATGTGGCAGTGTACTTTGGAGGCCGCTATAAAGCCAACACCTGCTCAACCTCTCAGGTTTACACCCTGCGGGGTGGGGATATCCTCCAGCTTGCAGGAAAAGGGTCAAGCTCAGTCAGTGTGGATGATCAGAATTTGGATGGCTTCATTTATAATTTCCGATTGTGGGATTACGCCATGCTCTTATCTGAGCTGTCTGCCCTCACCTGTGATGTTGTGGGTAATGTCGTTGACTGGGATCATCGCTTCTGGACTATCCCGGGCAGTTACACGCAGACTGACAGCACACTCAGCTGTA TCTGTTACCCAAATTGCATTCACTTAACAGCTTCAACTAGTG GCACTGCCATAGCAACTCTTTCCCCGGAAACCCCAGGTTGTGCCTCCCCCGGACTTGGCTGCCCAG AGGAAATTTTCTACAGAATATCCCTTGTGGTTATTGATGAACAAGCAAACACCCCCAGCGATGTTAAGATGATGATATCTCAATGG CTTAATCAAACGTTTCAGAACTGGATCTACAGAGTTTATGTTAATAGTGTCAG TCTCCAACCTGACACTGTTCTCTCAAGGGCCGCAACGATTCG ACAAACCTACATGGCCCTGCTGGTGTATAAGAATACCACTGATGCAAGTCTGACCGAGGCAGAGATTGAGAACAGGCTGAGAAATGCCCCTGTAATTGGAAATGGCTTAATATTGGACAGTGTGTTCGTGAATTTAATGG AAAACTGCCAGCCAGAGGAGTTCCCATTCCACTACAGATGGCCAGAGAGCAGACCCACAGTCACCCAGTATATCCCCTGCTTCCCTTACAAAGAGCAAAACGCATCCAGGACTTG CATGATTAGCCAGTATAATTACACATCATTTTGGGCTCTCCCTGACCGTGGAAACTGCACTAATATAACAAGCATTTCAGTTTCACAAG AGAATGCAATGGAAGTGGCCGTGCAGCTTGCTGACATCACTAATAATGAGCTCTCTAAGGAGGAGGTGGCACAGATTGTCTCCAAGTTGAAAGAGCTTGTGAACATAGCCAAAATCAACGCCACCCTGGCCAGCACTGTGGTCACTATCATCTCCAACGTCATGGTCAGCTCAGATGACGCTCAAAAGGACGCCTCAGAGAC AGCTCTCAAAGCAGTGGATGACATGGTGCATAAGATTGAATTTGATGGACCCTCACTGACCATCACATCCAAATATCTGGCTGTGGGAGTTTCTGCCCTCAACACCAGCAATTTTAATGGGACCACTTTCAGTGCGTTTATAGCCACAAACACGACAGACCCTCAG ATCGATTTTGAGTCTGAGGCCCAGAACGCTTTGGCTGTGGTCACTCTACCTCCAACACTGCTGCACAACCTGAGTAATTCACTAATGGAGAGAGTGTCCAGAATAAACTTTATGTTCTTCACCAAGACAGGGCTCTTTCAG CAATTTGGATCATTAATG gATCAGCAAAGTAATGGCAAGTCCTTGAACAGCTATGTGGTGGCTAGCAGTGTTGGCAACTTCACAATCAAAAACCTGCAGGATCCCGTCAAGATAGAGATTGCACATTTGGAGTACAAG AGAGATCCAAAGCCTCTTTGTGTGTTTTGGGATTTCAACCTTAAAAGTGAgg ATCGCACAGGGGGCTGGAATAGTGAAGGCTGTCTGGTCAGTCCGGAGTCCAACAGCAACAGGACCGTCTGCTTGTGTAATCACCTCACACACTTTGGCATTCTAATG GACATCTCTGGAGCTTCTGCGCAGATAGATGAGAAGAACAACAGGGTTCTTACCTTCATTACCTACATCGGCTGTGGCATCTCAGCCATTTTTTCAGCAGCAACACTGCTCACATACATCGCTTTTGA GAAGTTGCGGCGAGACTATCCTTCCAAGATCCTGATGAATCTCAGCACGTCACTGCTCTTCCTCAACATGGTGTTTCTTCTGGATGGCTGGTTGGCTTCGTACGACATTGAGGGATTGTGTGTGACAGTTGCTGTTTTTCTGCACTTTTTTCTTCTCACTTCCTTCACCTGGATGGGCTTGGAGTCCATCCACATGTACATTGCCCTGGTCAAGGTCTTCAACACCTACATCCGGCGATACATCCTCAAGTTTTGCATCGTGGGATGGG GTGTCCCTGCTGCAATTGTTGGAATTGTGTTGGCTGTGAGCAAAAATtcttatggaaaaaaatattatggaaAAGCAGAGAATGGACAGGGCACATCAGAATT TTGTTGGATTAATAGTCCGGTGGTATTCTACGTGACGTGCGTGGGCTACTTTTCCATGATCTTCCTGATGAATGTTGCCATGTTCATCGTGGTCATGATCCAGATCTGCGGGCGTAACGGCAAGCGCAGCAACCGAACACTCCGAGAGGAGATCTTACGTAACCTGCGAAGTGTGGTCAGCCTGACTTTCTTGCTGGGCATGACCTGGGGCTTTGCTTTTTTCGCCTGGGGTCCGGTCAGCCTGGCCTTCATGTACCTCTTCTCCATTTTCAACTCCTTACAGG gATTATTCATATTTGTGTTCCACTGTGCCCTGAAAGAAAATGTACAGAAGCAATGGAGAAGATATTTGTGCTGTGGAAAGTTCCGCTTGGCAGATAATTCAG ACTGGAGCAAGACTGCCACTAATAATACCAAGAAAGTGAGCTCTGATAACCTGGGAAAGTCCCTCTCCTCCAGTTCTTTTGGCTCCACTACAGCCAACTGGACGTCTAAAGCCAAAGCTACACTAAACCCCTTTGCCAGGCACAGTAATGCAG GTAAAAGTTTCTCCAATCAGAGCAGTCCCAAATGCAGCCCTTCCGACGGAGAGGCTTCCTCGTCCATCCTCCCCGTGCACCAGGTCTTGGACAAGGTAAAGGGCTACTGCTCCGTGCGCTCGGACAACTTCTACAAAAACATCATCATGTCAGACAGCTTTAGCAATAGCACTAAATTCTAG
- the adgrg6 gene encoding adhesion G-protein coupled receptor G6 isoform X11 — translation MISLISGRWWRWKFQKALTVFVLLICFSTTVAQSCQSSVSCNVVLTDSQGSFTSPCYPNDYPPSQACKWTIQAPAGFIVQITFLDFELEEAHGCIYDRIVISTGTSDAKFCGLTPNGLTLNSSGNVMEVSFNSDFSVQKKGFHISYKQVAVALRSQKVTMPKSSKSIVRVSNSVSIPVLTAFTVCFEIARTAQKSTETIFTLSDAAGTSILAFEKTTRGMELFIGGSYCSVNDILTSSDITSSMTPICLTWTKSSGHVAVYFGGRYKANTCSTSQVYTLRGGDILQLAGKGSSSVSVDDQNLDGFIYNFRLWDYAMLLSELSALTCDVVGNVVDWDHRFWTIPGSYTQTDSTLSCICYPNCIHLTASTSGTAIATLSPETPGCASPGLGCPAITTTLSYTTTSSMPLTTTSEEIFYRISLVVIDEQANTPSDVKMMISQWLNQTFQNWIYRVYVNSVSLQPDTVLSRAATIRQTYMALLVYKNTTDASLTEAEIENRLRNAPVIGNGLILDSVFVNLMENCQPEEFPFHYRWPESRPTVTQYIPCFPYKEQNASRTCMISQYNYTSFWALPDRGNCTNITSISVSQENAMEVAVQLADITNNELSKEEVAQIVSKLKELVNIAKINATLASTVVTIISNVMVSSDDAQKDASETALKAVDDMVHKIEFDGPSLTITSKYLAVGVSALNTSNFNGTTFSAFIATNTTDPQIDFESEAQNALAVVTLPPTLLHNLSNSLMERVSRINFMFFTKTGLFQQFGSLMDQQSNGKSLNSYVVASSVGNFTIKNLQDPVKIEIAHLEYKRDPKPLCVFWDFNLKSEDRTGGWNSEGCLVSPESNSNRTVCLCNHLTHFGILMDISGASAQIDEKNNRVLTFITYIGCGISAIFSAATLLTYIAFEKLRRDYPSKILMNLSTSLLFLNMVFLLDGWLASYDIEGLCVTVAVFLHFFLLTSFTWMGLESIHMYIALVKVFNTYIRRYILKFCIVGWGVPAAIVGIVLAVSKNSYGKKYYGKAENGQGTSEFCWINSPVVFYVTCVGYFSMIFLMNVAMFIVVMIQICGRNGKRSNRTLREEILRNLRSVVSLTFLLGMTWGFAFFAWGPVSLAFMYLFSIFNSLQGLFIFVFHCALKENVQKQWRRYLCCGKFRLADNSDWSKTATNNTKKVSSDNLGKSLSSSSFGSTTANWTSKAKATLNPFARHSNAGKSFSNQSSPKCSPSDGEASSSILPVHQVLDKVKGYCSVRSDNFYKNIIMSDSFSNSTKF, via the exons TAGCTCAGAGCTGCCAGAGTAGCGTCAGCTGCAATGTGGTGCTCACCGACTCCCAGGGCTCTTTTACCTCCCCCTGCTACCCCAATGACTACCCACCCAGTCAGGCCTGCAAGTGGACCATACAGGCCCCGGCCGGCTTTATAGTGCAGATCACCTTCCTAGATTTTGAACTCGAGGAAGCACACGGCTGCATCTATGACCGCATCGTCATCAGCACTGGCACGAGTGATGCCAAATTTTGCGGCTTAACACCCAATGGACTAACTCTCAACTCCAGTGGCAATGTGATGGAGGTTTCCTTTAACTCAGACTTTAGTGTCCAAAAGAAAGGCTTCCATATCAGTTACAAGCAAG TGGCAGTGGCACTGAGGAGCCAGAAGGTCACAATGCCAAAGAGCAGCAAGAGTATAGTGAGAGTGTCCAATTCAGTCTCCATTCCTGTTCTCACTGCGTTTACTGTGTGCTTTGAGATCGCCCGCACAGCCCAGAAGAGCACAGAGACCATCTTTACCTTGTCTGATGCTGCTGGGACATCCATATTGGCATTTGAAAAAACAACGAGAGGCATGGAGCTGTTCATAGGCGGTTCCTACTGTTCTGTGAACGACATACTCACTAGCTCAGATATCACATCCAGCATGACGCCCATCTGCCTCACCTGGACCAAGTCTTCTGGCCATGTGGCAGTGTACTTTGGAGGCCGCTATAAAGCCAACACCTGCTCAACCTCTCAGGTTTACACCCTGCGGGGTGGGGATATCCTCCAGCTTGCAGGAAAAGGGTCAAGCTCAGTCAGTGTGGATGATCAGAATTTGGATGGCTTCATTTATAATTTCCGATTGTGGGATTACGCCATGCTCTTATCTGAGCTGTCTGCCCTCACCTGTGATGTTGTGGGTAATGTCGTTGACTGGGATCATCGCTTCTGGACTATCCCGGGCAGTTACACGCAGACTGACAGCACACTCAGCTGTA TCTGTTACCCAAATTGCATTCACTTAACAGCTTCAACTAGTG GCACTGCCATAGCAACTCTTTCCCCGGAAACCCCAGGTTGTGCCTCCCCCGGACTTGGCTGCCCAG CTATTACTACTACTCTTTCATACACAACTACTTCTAGCATGCCTCTAACCACAACTTCTG AGGAAATTTTCTACAGAATATCCCTTGTGGTTATTGATGAACAAGCAAACACCCCCAGCGATGTTAAGATGATGATATCTCAATGG CTTAATCAAACGTTTCAGAACTGGATCTACAGAGTTTATGTTAATAGTGTCAG TCTCCAACCTGACACTGTTCTCTCAAGGGCCGCAACGATTCG ACAAACCTACATGGCCCTGCTGGTGTATAAGAATACCACTGATGCAAGTCTGACCGAGGCAGAGATTGAGAACAGGCTGAGAAATGCCCCTGTAATTGGAAATGGCTTAATATTGGACAGTGTGTTCGTGAATTTAATGG AAAACTGCCAGCCAGAGGAGTTCCCATTCCACTACAGATGGCCAGAGAGCAGACCCACAGTCACCCAGTATATCCCCTGCTTCCCTTACAAAGAGCAAAACGCATCCAGGACTTG CATGATTAGCCAGTATAATTACACATCATTTTGGGCTCTCCCTGACCGTGGAAACTGCACTAATATAACAAGCATTTCAGTTTCACAAG AGAATGCAATGGAAGTGGCCGTGCAGCTTGCTGACATCACTAATAATGAGCTCTCTAAGGAGGAGGTGGCACAGATTGTCTCCAAGTTGAAAGAGCTTGTGAACATAGCCAAAATCAACGCCACCCTGGCCAGCACTGTGGTCACTATCATCTCCAACGTCATGGTCAGCTCAGATGACGCTCAAAAGGACGCCTCAGAGAC AGCTCTCAAAGCAGTGGATGACATGGTGCATAAGATTGAATTTGATGGACCCTCACTGACCATCACATCCAAATATCTGGCTGTGGGAGTTTCTGCCCTCAACACCAGCAATTTTAATGGGACCACTTTCAGTGCGTTTATAGCCACAAACACGACAGACCCTCAG ATCGATTTTGAGTCTGAGGCCCAGAACGCTTTGGCTGTGGTCACTCTACCTCCAACACTGCTGCACAACCTGAGTAATTCACTAATGGAGAGAGTGTCCAGAATAAACTTTATGTTCTTCACCAAGACAGGGCTCTTTCAG CAATTTGGATCATTAATG gATCAGCAAAGTAATGGCAAGTCCTTGAACAGCTATGTGGTGGCTAGCAGTGTTGGCAACTTCACAATCAAAAACCTGCAGGATCCCGTCAAGATAGAGATTGCACATTTGGAGTACAAG AGAGATCCAAAGCCTCTTTGTGTGTTTTGGGATTTCAACCTTAAAAGTGAgg ATCGCACAGGGGGCTGGAATAGTGAAGGCTGTCTGGTCAGTCCGGAGTCCAACAGCAACAGGACCGTCTGCTTGTGTAATCACCTCACACACTTTGGCATTCTAATG GACATCTCTGGAGCTTCTGCGCAGATAGATGAGAAGAACAACAGGGTTCTTACCTTCATTACCTACATCGGCTGTGGCATCTCAGCCATTTTTTCAGCAGCAACACTGCTCACATACATCGCTTTTGA GAAGTTGCGGCGAGACTATCCTTCCAAGATCCTGATGAATCTCAGCACGTCACTGCTCTTCCTCAACATGGTGTTTCTTCTGGATGGCTGGTTGGCTTCGTACGACATTGAGGGATTGTGTGTGACAGTTGCTGTTTTTCTGCACTTTTTTCTTCTCACTTCCTTCACCTGGATGGGCTTGGAGTCCATCCACATGTACATTGCCCTGGTCAAGGTCTTCAACACCTACATCCGGCGATACATCCTCAAGTTTTGCATCGTGGGATGGG GTGTCCCTGCTGCAATTGTTGGAATTGTGTTGGCTGTGAGCAAAAATtcttatggaaaaaaatattatggaaAAGCAGAGAATGGACAGGGCACATCAGAATT TTGTTGGATTAATAGTCCGGTGGTATTCTACGTGACGTGCGTGGGCTACTTTTCCATGATCTTCCTGATGAATGTTGCCATGTTCATCGTGGTCATGATCCAGATCTGCGGGCGTAACGGCAAGCGCAGCAACCGAACACTCCGAGAGGAGATCTTACGTAACCTGCGAAGTGTGGTCAGCCTGACTTTCTTGCTGGGCATGACCTGGGGCTTTGCTTTTTTCGCCTGGGGTCCGGTCAGCCTGGCCTTCATGTACCTCTTCTCCATTTTCAACTCCTTACAGG gATTATTCATATTTGTGTTCCACTGTGCCCTGAAAGAAAATGTACAGAAGCAATGGAGAAGATATTTGTGCTGTGGAAAGTTCCGCTTGGCAGATAATTCAG ACTGGAGCAAGACTGCCACTAATAATACCAAGAAAGTGAGCTCTGATAACCTGGGAAAGTCCCTCTCCTCCAGTTCTTTTGGCTCCACTACAGCCAACTGGACGTCTAAAGCCAAAGCTACACTAAACCCCTTTGCCAGGCACAGTAATGCAG GTAAAAGTTTCTCCAATCAGAGCAGTCCCAAATGCAGCCCTTCCGACGGAGAGGCTTCCTCGTCCATCCTCCCCGTGCACCAGGTCTTGGACAAGGTAAAGGGCTACTGCTCCGTGCGCTCGGACAACTTCTACAAAAACATCATCATGTCAGACAGCTTTAGCAATAGCACTAAATTCTAG
- the adgrg6 gene encoding adhesion G-protein coupled receptor G6 isoform X12, protein MISLISGRWWRWKFQKALTVFVLLICFSTTVAQSCQSSVSCNVVLTDSQGSFTSPCYPNDYPPSQACKWTIQAPAGFIVQITFLDFELEEAHGCIYDRIVISTGTSDAKFCGLTPNGLTLNSSGNVMEVSFNSDFSVQKKGFHISYKQVAVALRSQKVTMPKSSKSIVRVSNSVSIPVLTAFTVCFEIARTAQKSTETIFTLSDAAGTSILAFEKTTRGMELFIGGSYCSVNDILTSSDITSSMTPICLTWTKSSGHVAVYFGGRYKANTCSTSQVYTLRGGDILQLAGKGSSSVSVDDQNLDGFIYNFRLWDYAMLLSELSALTCDVVGNVVDWDHRFWTIPGSYTQTDSTLSCSTAIATLSPETPGCASPGLGCPATLTVTTASIATTNMIPTNATTHEEIFYRISLVVIDEQANTPSDVKMMISQWLNQTFQNWIYRVYVNSVSLQPDTVLSRAATIRQTYMALLVYKNTTDASLTEAEIENRLRNAPVIGNGLILDSVFVNLMENCQPEEFPFHYRWPESRPTVTQYIPCFPYKEQNASRTCMISQYNYTSFWALPDRGNCTNITSISVSQENAMEVAVQLADITNNELSKEEVAQIVSKLKELVNIAKINATLASTVVTIISNVMVSSDDAQKDASETALKAVDDMVHKIEFDGPSLTITSKYLAVGVSALNTSNFNGTTFSAFIATNTTDPQIDFESEAQNALAVVTLPPTLLHNLSNSLMERVSRINFMFFTKTGLFQQFGSLMDQQSNGKSLNSYVVASSVGNFTIKNLQDPVKIEIAHLEYKRDPKPLCVFWDFNLKSEDRTGGWNSEGCLVSPESNSNRTVCLCNHLTHFGILMDISGASAQIDEKNNRVLTFITYIGCGISAIFSAATLLTYIAFEKLRRDYPSKILMNLSTSLLFLNMVFLLDGWLASYDIEGLCVTVAVFLHFFLLTSFTWMGLESIHMYIALVKVFNTYIRRYILKFCIVGWGVPAAIVGIVLAVSKNSYGKKYYGKAENGQGTSEFCWINSPVVFYVTCVGYFSMIFLMNVAMFIVVMIQICGRNGKRSNRTLREEILRNLRSVVSLTFLLGMTWGFAFFAWGPVSLAFMYLFSIFNSLQGLFIFVFHCALKENVQKQWRRYLCCGKFRLADNSDWSKTATNNTKKVSSDNLGKSLSSSSFGSTTANWTSKAKATLNPFARHSNAGKSFSNQSSPKCSPSDGEASSSILPVHQVLDKVKGYCSVRSDNFYKNIIMSDSFSNSTKF, encoded by the exons TAGCTCAGAGCTGCCAGAGTAGCGTCAGCTGCAATGTGGTGCTCACCGACTCCCAGGGCTCTTTTACCTCCCCCTGCTACCCCAATGACTACCCACCCAGTCAGGCCTGCAAGTGGACCATACAGGCCCCGGCCGGCTTTATAGTGCAGATCACCTTCCTAGATTTTGAACTCGAGGAAGCACACGGCTGCATCTATGACCGCATCGTCATCAGCACTGGCACGAGTGATGCCAAATTTTGCGGCTTAACACCCAATGGACTAACTCTCAACTCCAGTGGCAATGTGATGGAGGTTTCCTTTAACTCAGACTTTAGTGTCCAAAAGAAAGGCTTCCATATCAGTTACAAGCAAG TGGCAGTGGCACTGAGGAGCCAGAAGGTCACAATGCCAAAGAGCAGCAAGAGTATAGTGAGAGTGTCCAATTCAGTCTCCATTCCTGTTCTCACTGCGTTTACTGTGTGCTTTGAGATCGCCCGCACAGCCCAGAAGAGCACAGAGACCATCTTTACCTTGTCTGATGCTGCTGGGACATCCATATTGGCATTTGAAAAAACAACGAGAGGCATGGAGCTGTTCATAGGCGGTTCCTACTGTTCTGTGAACGACATACTCACTAGCTCAGATATCACATCCAGCATGACGCCCATCTGCCTCACCTGGACCAAGTCTTCTGGCCATGTGGCAGTGTACTTTGGAGGCCGCTATAAAGCCAACACCTGCTCAACCTCTCAGGTTTACACCCTGCGGGGTGGGGATATCCTCCAGCTTGCAGGAAAAGGGTCAAGCTCAGTCAGTGTGGATGATCAGAATTTGGATGGCTTCATTTATAATTTCCGATTGTGGGATTACGCCATGCTCTTATCTGAGCTGTCTGCCCTCACCTGTGATGTTGTGGGTAATGTCGTTGACTGGGATCATCGCTTCTGGACTATCCCGGGCAGTTACACGCAGACTGACAGCACACTCAGCTGTA GCACTGCCATAGCAACTCTTTCCCCGGAAACCCCAGGTTGTGCCTCCCCCGGACTTGGCTGCCCAG CAACATTAACTGTTACCACCGCATCCATTGCCACCACTAACATGATTCCTACTAATGCAACAACCCACG AGGAAATTTTCTACAGAATATCCCTTGTGGTTATTGATGAACAAGCAAACACCCCCAGCGATGTTAAGATGATGATATCTCAATGG CTTAATCAAACGTTTCAGAACTGGATCTACAGAGTTTATGTTAATAGTGTCAG TCTCCAACCTGACACTGTTCTCTCAAGGGCCGCAACGATTCG ACAAACCTACATGGCCCTGCTGGTGTATAAGAATACCACTGATGCAAGTCTGACCGAGGCAGAGATTGAGAACAGGCTGAGAAATGCCCCTGTAATTGGAAATGGCTTAATATTGGACAGTGTGTTCGTGAATTTAATGG AAAACTGCCAGCCAGAGGAGTTCCCATTCCACTACAGATGGCCAGAGAGCAGACCCACAGTCACCCAGTATATCCCCTGCTTCCCTTACAAAGAGCAAAACGCATCCAGGACTTG CATGATTAGCCAGTATAATTACACATCATTTTGGGCTCTCCCTGACCGTGGAAACTGCACTAATATAACAAGCATTTCAGTTTCACAAG AGAATGCAATGGAAGTGGCCGTGCAGCTTGCTGACATCACTAATAATGAGCTCTCTAAGGAGGAGGTGGCACAGATTGTCTCCAAGTTGAAAGAGCTTGTGAACATAGCCAAAATCAACGCCACCCTGGCCAGCACTGTGGTCACTATCATCTCCAACGTCATGGTCAGCTCAGATGACGCTCAAAAGGACGCCTCAGAGAC AGCTCTCAAAGCAGTGGATGACATGGTGCATAAGATTGAATTTGATGGACCCTCACTGACCATCACATCCAAATATCTGGCTGTGGGAGTTTCTGCCCTCAACACCAGCAATTTTAATGGGACCACTTTCAGTGCGTTTATAGCCACAAACACGACAGACCCTCAG ATCGATTTTGAGTCTGAGGCCCAGAACGCTTTGGCTGTGGTCACTCTACCTCCAACACTGCTGCACAACCTGAGTAATTCACTAATGGAGAGAGTGTCCAGAATAAACTTTATGTTCTTCACCAAGACAGGGCTCTTTCAG CAATTTGGATCATTAATG gATCAGCAAAGTAATGGCAAGTCCTTGAACAGCTATGTGGTGGCTAGCAGTGTTGGCAACTTCACAATCAAAAACCTGCAGGATCCCGTCAAGATAGAGATTGCACATTTGGAGTACAAG AGAGATCCAAAGCCTCTTTGTGTGTTTTGGGATTTCAACCTTAAAAGTGAgg ATCGCACAGGGGGCTGGAATAGTGAAGGCTGTCTGGTCAGTCCGGAGTCCAACAGCAACAGGACCGTCTGCTTGTGTAATCACCTCACACACTTTGGCATTCTAATG GACATCTCTGGAGCTTCTGCGCAGATAGATGAGAAGAACAACAGGGTTCTTACCTTCATTACCTACATCGGCTGTGGCATCTCAGCCATTTTTTCAGCAGCAACACTGCTCACATACATCGCTTTTGA GAAGTTGCGGCGAGACTATCCTTCCAAGATCCTGATGAATCTCAGCACGTCACTGCTCTTCCTCAACATGGTGTTTCTTCTGGATGGCTGGTTGGCTTCGTACGACATTGAGGGATTGTGTGTGACAGTTGCTGTTTTTCTGCACTTTTTTCTTCTCACTTCCTTCACCTGGATGGGCTTGGAGTCCATCCACATGTACATTGCCCTGGTCAAGGTCTTCAACACCTACATCCGGCGATACATCCTCAAGTTTTGCATCGTGGGATGGG GTGTCCCTGCTGCAATTGTTGGAATTGTGTTGGCTGTGAGCAAAAATtcttatggaaaaaaatattatggaaAAGCAGAGAATGGACAGGGCACATCAGAATT TTGTTGGATTAATAGTCCGGTGGTATTCTACGTGACGTGCGTGGGCTACTTTTCCATGATCTTCCTGATGAATGTTGCCATGTTCATCGTGGTCATGATCCAGATCTGCGGGCGTAACGGCAAGCGCAGCAACCGAACACTCCGAGAGGAGATCTTACGTAACCTGCGAAGTGTGGTCAGCCTGACTTTCTTGCTGGGCATGACCTGGGGCTTTGCTTTTTTCGCCTGGGGTCCGGTCAGCCTGGCCTTCATGTACCTCTTCTCCATTTTCAACTCCTTACAGG gATTATTCATATTTGTGTTCCACTGTGCCCTGAAAGAAAATGTACAGAAGCAATGGAGAAGATATTTGTGCTGTGGAAAGTTCCGCTTGGCAGATAATTCAG ACTGGAGCAAGACTGCCACTAATAATACCAAGAAAGTGAGCTCTGATAACCTGGGAAAGTCCCTCTCCTCCAGTTCTTTTGGCTCCACTACAGCCAACTGGACGTCTAAAGCCAAAGCTACACTAAACCCCTTTGCCAGGCACAGTAATGCAG GTAAAAGTTTCTCCAATCAGAGCAGTCCCAAATGCAGCCCTTCCGACGGAGAGGCTTCCTCGTCCATCCTCCCCGTGCACCAGGTCTTGGACAAGGTAAAGGGCTACTGCTCCGTGCGCTCGGACAACTTCTACAAAAACATCATCATGTCAGACAGCTTTAGCAATAGCACTAAATTCTAG